Proteins from one Entomospira culicis genomic window:
- a CDS encoding NAD(P)/FAD-dependent oxidoreductase yields MDKKVEHYDVIIIGGGAAGLTAGIYCGRARLNTLLIEKSLMGGLATYTSEIENYPGFPDGTDGHELMDLFHRQAKKFGVKFKGTAVQSVDFSGEEKIVETFRNRFVAKAVILTTGGKPRLTGALNEDIFLYDKGISFCATCDAAANTDKTVMVVGSGDSAIEEGIFLTKFATKVIVSVMHDEGIMDCNEIAKAAAMSNPKMEFIWNSTVHAYEGKERLETVVLKNTKTQELIPTPVDSCFLFIGYLPNTELFKDKIALTPRGNILVNDRMETNVAGVFAAGDVCEKFLKQVATAVGDGAIAGYSCEKYLAEGEVYEEQILNHGKPSLVYLYNGADATSRSYLQLMEAFGAKQPNIRVTCVDTYKSDGLARRLGAKDLPAIYYLEENKIKHFSQDISSSTLENIIQ; encoded by the coding sequence ATGGATAAAAAAGTTGAACATTATGATGTGATCATCATTGGTGGTGGCGCGGCGGGTCTTACCGCCGGCATTTACTGTGGACGAGCAAGGCTAAATACGCTCTTAATTGAGAAATCGCTGATGGGTGGCTTGGCTACTTACACCAGCGAGATCGAAAATTACCCAGGGTTTCCCGATGGCACCGATGGGCATGAGTTGATGGATCTCTTCCATCGGCAAGCCAAAAAATTCGGGGTTAAATTCAAAGGAACAGCCGTCCAATCGGTTGACTTCTCTGGCGAAGAAAAAATTGTAGAGACCTTCCGTAATCGCTTTGTCGCTAAAGCCGTCATCCTAACCACGGGTGGAAAACCGCGCCTAACGGGCGCGCTCAATGAAGATATCTTTTTATATGATAAGGGAATATCTTTTTGTGCTACCTGCGATGCGGCTGCCAATACCGACAAGACGGTCATGGTGGTGGGCAGTGGGGATTCAGCCATTGAAGAGGGCATTTTCCTCACCAAGTTTGCTACCAAAGTTATCGTTAGCGTGATGCACGATGAGGGCATTATGGATTGCAACGAGATCGCCAAGGCTGCCGCGATGAGTAATCCCAAAATGGAATTTATCTGGAATAGCACCGTCCATGCCTATGAGGGCAAGGAGCGCCTTGAGACTGTCGTGCTGAAAAACACCAAGACACAAGAGCTCATTCCCACGCCTGTCGATAGTTGCTTTCTCTTTATCGGCTATCTGCCTAACACTGAACTATTTAAGGATAAAATTGCGCTCACTCCCCGTGGAAATATCTTGGTAAATGACCGCATGGAGACCAATGTTGCGGGGGTCTTTGCAGCAGGTGATGTCTGTGAAAAATTCCTCAAACAAGTGGCTACGGCTGTAGGGGATGGCGCAATCGCTGGCTACTCTTGCGAAAAATATCTCGCAGAAGGGGAGGTTTATGAAGAGCAGATCCTCAACCATGGTAAACCATCATTGGTCTATCTCTACAACGGTGCTGATGCCACCAGCCGATCGTATTTACAACTGATGGAAGCATTTGGCGCCAAGCAACCTAACATCCGTGTAACCTGCGTAGACACCTACAAATCGGATGGCTTAGCCCGACGCTTAGGCGCAAAGGATCTCCCAGCAATCTACTATTTAGAAGAGAATAAAATCAAGCATTTCAGTCAAGATATCTCCAGCTCTACACTAGAGAATATCATTCAATAA
- the asnS gene encoding asparagine--tRNA ligase codes for MIRLLRVKEVVAAKAIGSEVIVAGWVRSMRDAKELSFIELNDGSMMGNLQIVVDKNNFSYNDTLREVSTGASIKVKGKVTASVGSGQEIEILASFISVLGSAPNDYPLQKKRHSLEFLREISHLRSRTNTIGAVMRVRNVVSFAIHQFFQERDFVYIHTPIITSSDAEGAGDMFQVTTIDMDKKGAGEVDYSRDFFGCKTHLTVSGQLAVESYCIGLGQVYTFGPTFRAENSNTVRHAAEFWMIEPEMAFYQLDELMAISQDFLRYLINAVLEKCPQELEFFNERIKPGLIENLRTVATSNFSHMTYTQAIDVLKNAIANHGKVFEHPVEWGIDLKSEHERYLTEEHIRGPVMVTDYPKEIKSFYMKLNDDGKTVRGMDILVPGIGEIIGGSEREDNYDLLKERMIAVGLDVEEYGWYLDLRKYGSVPHSGFGLGLERFVMWVTGMSNIRDVIPFPRTVKHCQF; via the coding sequence ATGATACGCCTATTACGTGTAAAAGAGGTTGTTGCCGCCAAAGCTATCGGCAGTGAGGTGATTGTTGCTGGCTGGGTGCGCAGTATGCGCGATGCAAAAGAGCTTTCGTTTATTGAGCTTAATGATGGATCGATGATGGGGAATTTACAGATAGTCGTGGATAAAAATAACTTCTCTTATAATGATACCTTACGTGAGGTGAGTACGGGTGCGTCCATTAAGGTGAAGGGCAAGGTCACTGCGAGTGTGGGTAGTGGGCAGGAGATAGAGATTTTAGCAAGCTTTATTTCGGTGTTGGGTAGTGCGCCAAATGACTATCCATTGCAAAAAAAGCGCCACTCCCTAGAATTTTTGCGAGAAATTTCTCACTTGCGATCGCGTACCAATACTATTGGCGCAGTAATGCGGGTGCGCAATGTGGTGAGCTTTGCTATCCATCAATTCTTTCAGGAGCGAGACTTTGTCTATATTCACACCCCCATTATCACCAGTAGTGATGCCGAAGGGGCGGGGGATATGTTCCAAGTAACGACTATCGATATGGATAAAAAAGGCGCTGGTGAGGTTGATTATAGTCGCGACTTTTTTGGCTGTAAAACGCATCTTACGGTGAGTGGTCAACTGGCGGTAGAGAGCTACTGCATTGGCTTGGGGCAGGTTTATACTTTTGGCCCCACCTTTCGCGCCGAAAATAGTAACACCGTACGCCATGCTGCCGAATTTTGGATGATTGAACCTGAAATGGCCTTCTATCAATTAGATGAATTGATGGCGATTTCCCAAGATTTCTTGCGCTATCTGATTAATGCTGTCTTAGAAAAGTGTCCGCAAGAGCTTGAGTTTTTCAACGAGCGGATTAAACCCGGACTCATCGAGAATTTACGCACAGTGGCTACCTCAAACTTTAGCCACATGACCTACACCCAAGCGATTGATGTCTTAAAAAATGCGATTGCCAATCACGGTAAGGTCTTTGAGCATCCTGTTGAATGGGGGATAGACCTCAAGAGCGAACACGAACGCTATCTCACCGAAGAGCATATTCGCGGACCCGTCATGGTTACCGATTACCCCAAAGAGATTAAAAGTTTTTACATGAAGCTCAACGACGATGGGAAAACGGTGCGTGGCATGGATATCTTAGTACCGGGTATTGGGGAGATTATCGGTGGTAGTGAGCGTGAGGACAATTACGATCTTCTCAAAGAGCGCATGATCGCCGTGGGGCTTGATGTAGAGGAGTATGGCTGGTATCTTGATTTGCGTAAGTACGGAAGCGTGCCACACTCGGGCTTTGGCTTGGGACTAGAGCGCTTTGTGATGTGGGTAACGGGCATGAGCAATATCCGCGACGTGATTCCGTTTCCACGCACCGTAAAACATTGCCAGTTCTAA
- a CDS encoding SbcC/MukB-like Walker B domain-containing protein codes for MRIESVTLTNLASLEGTWYIPLNELAYQESGIFAITGKTGSGKSTILDAICFTLYRATPRLGTDIQKLISRSKNSGSAQVVFIVENQRYRASHLFHKAGKSGKGKSSTSELYLENLTKNISYIDKPSSAVKQYHELIESIVGMTFAQFRQSILLAQGEFAAFLTADAHERANILEYLTDSYIYGKISIYAYNYFKEQEQKAKSYQEQLQLLSTNNEIVNPTEELNGIKHIRKEKEQHLASLQQESKKLTAQIDTLIRWSEEEEKLKNYQQALAILKKEEEIKTHNYQHFLKEFDIFQHNYPLQENHLTAGIALQSQIAQEEIRLSEKLVNQQKREELLGEYHSKFDRILEEKKMLEQELSHLSAQMPSKESIFTHEKISALQVSKEILTKMFTQWQSAEMRWLSPEKVEAWADYREAKEQLARWIAPEYSLEVHEKAYLYHQECEKITLFEEEISAYQCEKEKISVELGELSHLLEKREIEQFSYSMSLKFFDYKKNLFDKDSCPLCEQPLLHLPEFNEMKKQEMERQLHETEEFISNMQLHKKTLEAQFSRLEERIESLHRHLQSVNLLLEDLRKELPSPLKEISFETMQAMHQEIIMHEKRGELLRNKVSKGLSLEYEYQNYLDICNEFTELFHNTVASSVEFSLTNNLIDDYSRYQEYLTETFLAYDHYLKYLQDAEHCRKKIEQNEQETIYLQENIDRTMRECEELRGAIAKDSTSLSAQRQSFDMLYGEADIVLSLSQLREEKERFVQQHDFLNHDRIIAQEKCEQQNLWIKQCKEQINNYKNRYEYLSNYSFCSSEIATILLELNRLLEKNKLDHEQIVTEYHKCIRQEGVLDEQLRAFMAREEKNRQLMVEYDAFLADFAVVQEMNRLIGSADGKKLKSFAQALTLEQVILMANHYLSFMQDRYKLARNEDESLHLVVIDLFDGDRRRETQTLSGGERFILSLALALGLANLASEKVKIESFFLDEGFGSLDQESLDLVLNALVSLKDMGKIVGLISHVETLKERIDYKIEVRSLGNGRSELRGLGVELRKESVGQKELF; via the coding sequence ATGCGAATAGAGTCAGTAACTTTAACGAATTTAGCCTCGCTAGAGGGCACTTGGTATATTCCCCTAAATGAGCTGGCTTACCAAGAGAGTGGCATTTTTGCGATTACGGGGAAGACGGGCAGTGGGAAGTCAACCATTTTAGACGCGATCTGTTTCACCCTCTACCGTGCCACTCCGCGTTTAGGCACAGACATCCAAAAACTTATCTCTCGATCGAAAAATTCAGGTTCGGCACAAGTTGTCTTCATTGTGGAGAATCAACGTTATCGTGCTAGCCATCTCTTTCATAAAGCGGGTAAGAGCGGAAAGGGGAAGAGCTCCACATCCGAACTCTATTTAGAGAATCTTACGAAAAATATTTCTTATATCGATAAGCCGTCTTCTGCCGTAAAACAATATCATGAGCTTATTGAGTCGATTGTCGGCATGACATTTGCGCAATTTCGTCAGAGTATTCTTCTTGCGCAGGGTGAATTTGCGGCCTTCTTAACCGCAGATGCGCATGAACGTGCGAATATTCTTGAATATCTTACCGACAGTTATATTTACGGGAAGATTTCGATTTACGCCTATAACTACTTTAAAGAGCAAGAGCAGAAAGCCAAGAGTTATCAGGAGCAACTTCAGTTATTATCTACAAATAATGAGATCGTGAATCCTACGGAAGAGCTGAATGGGATCAAGCATATACGTAAAGAGAAAGAGCAACATTTAGCGAGTCTTCAGCAAGAAAGCAAGAAGCTTACGGCACAAATAGATACGTTGATACGTTGGTCAGAGGAAGAGGAAAAACTAAAAAATTATCAGCAAGCGTTAGCAATTCTGAAGAAAGAAGAGGAGATAAAAACGCATAATTATCAACATTTTCTAAAAGAATTCGATATTTTTCAGCATAATTATCCTCTCCAAGAGAACCATTTAACCGCTGGTATTGCATTGCAATCACAGATAGCACAGGAGGAAATACGATTATCCGAAAAATTAGTGAATCAACAAAAAAGAGAAGAGCTATTAGGCGAGTATCATTCTAAGTTTGATAGGATACTAGAGGAAAAAAAGATGCTTGAGCAAGAGTTATCCCATTTGTCTGCTCAAATGCCTAGCAAAGAGAGCATCTTTACCCATGAAAAGATATCTGCCCTGCAAGTGAGTAAAGAGATCTTGACGAAGATGTTTACGCAATGGCAGAGTGCAGAAATGAGGTGGTTGTCGCCAGAAAAAGTAGAGGCATGGGCTGATTATCGAGAGGCGAAGGAACAATTAGCACGATGGATTGCGCCAGAGTATTCGCTTGAAGTGCATGAAAAAGCGTATTTATATCATCAAGAATGCGAAAAAATCACTCTTTTTGAAGAAGAAATTAGCGCGTATCAGTGTGAAAAAGAGAAAATTTCTGTAGAGTTGGGGGAGTTATCTCATCTATTAGAAAAGCGAGAGATAGAGCAATTTAGTTATTCAATGAGTCTTAAATTTTTTGATTATAAGAAAAATTTATTCGACAAAGATTCTTGTCCTTTATGTGAGCAACCGCTCTTGCATCTTCCGGAGTTTAATGAAATGAAGAAGCAGGAGATGGAGCGGCAACTTCATGAGACAGAAGAATTTATCTCGAACATGCAATTGCATAAAAAAACGCTAGAGGCTCAATTTTCTCGACTAGAAGAGCGCATAGAAAGTCTACATCGACATCTACAGTCAGTAAATTTGCTCCTTGAGGATCTTCGGAAAGAGCTTCCATCGCCACTTAAAGAGATCTCTTTTGAAACAATGCAGGCTATGCATCAAGAGATTATTATGCATGAAAAAAGAGGTGAGTTACTACGTAATAAGGTTAGCAAGGGACTCTCTTTGGAGTATGAATATCAAAATTATTTAGATATTTGCAATGAATTTACTGAATTATTCCATAATACGGTCGCCTCCTCGGTTGAGTTTTCTCTAACCAATAATCTTATAGATGATTATTCGCGTTATCAAGAGTATCTCACGGAAACCTTTCTTGCGTATGATCACTATCTTAAATACTTACAAGATGCGGAGCATTGTAGAAAAAAAATCGAACAAAATGAACAAGAAACGATCTATCTACAAGAAAATATCGATAGAACCATGCGTGAATGTGAAGAGCTTCGTGGTGCGATCGCCAAGGATAGCACCTCCTTATCCGCACAACGACAATCGTTTGATATGCTTTATGGAGAGGCGGATATTGTCTTATCTTTATCGCAGTTAAGAGAAGAAAAAGAACGCTTTGTGCAACAGCATGATTTTTTGAATCACGATAGAATCATTGCTCAAGAGAAGTGTGAGCAACAGAATTTATGGATTAAGCAATGTAAAGAACAGATAAATAACTATAAAAATAGATATGAATATTTGAGTAATTATTCTTTTTGTTCGAGTGAGATTGCTACAATACTATTAGAGCTAAATCGTTTACTTGAAAAAAATAAGCTAGACCATGAGCAAATAGTTACTGAATACCATAAGTGTATACGGCAAGAGGGCGTATTAGATGAGCAGTTGCGTGCTTTTATGGCGCGTGAAGAGAAAAATCGCCAATTAATGGTAGAATATGACGCATTTTTAGCAGATTTTGCCGTAGTGCAAGAGATGAATCGTTTAATAGGGTCGGCTGATGGGAAGAAGCTGAAGAGTTTCGCCCAAGCATTAACGCTTGAGCAGGTCATTCTAATGGCAAACCACTATCTCTCTTTTATGCAAGATCGTTATAAGCTTGCCCGTAATGAGGATGAGTCCTTGCACTTGGTGGTTATCGATCTCTTTGATGGTGATCGTAGGCGCGAGACCCAGACGCTTTCGGGTGGGGAGAGATTTATTTTGAGTCTGGCACTGGCGCTTGGCTTGGCGAATTTGGCAAGTGAAAAAGTGAAGATTGAGTCATTCTTTTTGGATGAGGGATTTGGTTCTTTAGATCAGGAGTCGTTGGATTTAGTGCTTAATGCGTTGGTCTCTTTGAAGGATATGGGAAAAATTGTCGGGCTAATTTCGCATGTCGAGACGCTAAAAGAACGTATCGATTATAAAATTGAGGTGCGAAGTTTAGGCAATGGGCGCAGTGAGTTGCGTGGCTTGGGGGTAGAACTCCGAAAAGAGTCGGTTGGTCAAAAAGAACTTTTTTAG
- a CDS encoding NTF2 fold immunity protein — MKKILCLFLVVMVSMGIFAQDTYHPYRLEKDVVAKELALLYLRHFGMAIENEDDPDTFEVILDMDEEIWFFYYEGFEMLQLHSHDARILRMAVLEGSEYEAQVKRDGYLYDQPLALAVARLIWVDVYGQRVLNQEPFRASQQAKIWLIRGSLPTGMDGGVPYLRLRQSDGMILGHRHDQ, encoded by the coding sequence ATGAAAAAGATTTTATGTTTATTTTTAGTGGTAATGGTTAGTATGGGTATATTTGCGCAAGATACCTACCATCCCTATCGCTTAGAAAAAGATGTGGTGGCTAAGGAGCTAGCGCTGTTGTACTTGCGTCATTTTGGTATGGCTATTGAGAATGAGGATGACCCAGATACCTTTGAAGTGATTCTCGATATGGACGAGGAGATCTGGTTTTTTTACTACGAAGGCTTCGAGATGCTACAACTGCATAGCCATGACGCGCGTATCTTGCGGATGGCGGTGTTAGAGGGGAGCGAGTACGAGGCGCAGGTAAAACGCGATGGCTACCTCTATGATCAACCGTTGGCGTTAGCCGTTGCTAGATTAATTTGGGTGGATGTTTATGGTCAACGCGTACTCAACCAAGAACCGTTTCGTGCTAGCCAGCAAGCAAAAATCTGGCTGATTCGTGGTAGTTTACCCACAGGCATGGACGGTGGCGTGCCTTACCTTCGTCTTCGCCAGAGTGATGGTATGATTCTTGGCCATAGGCACGATCAATAG
- the sbcD gene encoding exonuclease subunit SbcD — protein sequence MRKLKVLHTADWHLGRNLKDIQRESEFIDVLNQLYQYLEREQPDLILLAGDIFDSSLPSIWAQRLYYDFCSRVSRLAFTPAVVITGGNHDSALLLDAPQQLLSSFNIYVIGGSYLDINKEVIPVDNQEGERIAIVLAVPYLRDSQLKRARRASEVESWSEQLHDAMRLHYQEVIAQGLALRGDANIPLIAMGHLFMQGGVINEHDGTRPPVGTLGAFAADTTFDAIDYLALGHLHQPQMVGGREHWRYSGSLLKSAFSETGHEKSLTLISFEGKKIETIELLPLQSPIPLIRLTGTFEEQELAIARLEKESTNVYVEMQVSERFLTPASMFQSHLKEKSSPVMILQLTRLQKMAALDIMNHLPQKGISLAQITPIELFKERLLVAQLEDSALEHKLEKLFLQLEKELLEQERE from the coding sequence ATGCGTAAGCTAAAAGTATTGCACACTGCCGATTGGCACTTGGGTCGTAATCTTAAAGATATTCAGCGTGAGAGTGAATTTATCGATGTGCTCAACCAGCTCTACCAATACTTGGAGCGCGAGCAACCTGATCTGATCTTGCTAGCTGGCGACATTTTTGATAGCAGTTTGCCAAGCATTTGGGCGCAACGTCTCTATTATGATTTTTGTAGCCGAGTGAGTCGATTAGCATTTACGCCTGCGGTGGTGATTACGGGAGGTAATCATGACTCTGCCTTACTCTTAGATGCACCACAACAACTGCTCTCCTCTTTTAATATTTATGTGATAGGTGGTAGCTATCTCGATATTAATAAGGAAGTTATTCCTGTTGACAATCAAGAAGGTGAGCGTATTGCCATTGTCTTAGCCGTGCCCTATCTTCGCGATAGTCAACTCAAACGCGCGAGACGTGCCAGTGAGGTAGAGAGTTGGTCTGAGCAATTGCATGATGCTATGCGTCTGCATTATCAAGAGGTGATTGCCCAAGGTCTCGCGCTACGAGGCGATGCCAATATTCCGCTGATCGCGATGGGGCATCTCTTTATGCAGGGAGGTGTAATCAATGAGCACGATGGCACGCGTCCACCGGTAGGTACGCTAGGTGCTTTTGCTGCCGATACCACCTTTGATGCGATTGATTATCTGGCGTTAGGGCATCTTCATCAGCCACAGATGGTGGGTGGGCGAGAGCATTGGCGCTATTCTGGATCGCTGTTAAAGTCTGCCTTTAGTGAGACGGGGCATGAAAAATCATTGACGCTTATCTCTTTTGAAGGGAAAAAGATAGAGACAATTGAGCTATTACCCTTACAATCTCCCATCCCCTTAATACGACTAACTGGTACATTTGAGGAGCAAGAATTAGCTATTGCTCGTTTAGAAAAAGAGAGCACTAACGTTTATGTAGAGATGCAGGTGAGTGAGCGATTCTTAACGCCAGCGAGTATGTTTCAGTCGCATTTAAAAGAGAAGAGTAGCCCTGTCATGATTCTTCAGTTGACGCGTCTGCAAAAAATGGCCGCGCTTGACATAATGAATCATTTACCACAAAAAGGGATCTCTTTAGCGCAAATTACTCCTATCGAGCTCTTTAAAGAACGCTTGCTTGTGGCTCAGTTAGAAGATTCCGCCTTGGAGCATAAGCTCGAGAAGCTCTTTCTTCAATTAGAAAAAGAACTCTTGGAGCAAGAGCGCGAGTGA
- a CDS encoding endonuclease/exonuclease/phosphatase family protein encodes MKKRYAMHVVSFNLRYDTPNDGQHQFKYRKELILRTILQKAPDIIAFQEVLPHVVLWLKEHLVDYYILGSGREVDLSGEQTCVAYRKDRFNLIKMEIFWLSPTPEIPASRFPGQSECCPRTCTLLYLQELESKKIFRLYNVHLEHNVENVRLESIALIKSRIKLDNYLGNHPAILLGDFNTTPDSIEVELLTSDNFLVDATANLGITYHEFHTLGNPIKIDYIFIDPNLIFTKPERWIEQGDGTSLSDHYPVSVHIDLNY; translated from the coding sequence TTGAAAAAGAGGTATGCTATGCACGTGGTCTCCTTTAATTTACGCTACGACACGCCCAATGATGGGCAGCATCAATTTAAATACAGAAAAGAGCTAATCCTGCGTACCATCTTACAAAAAGCACCCGATATCATCGCCTTTCAAGAGGTCTTACCCCATGTGGTTCTCTGGCTTAAAGAGCACCTTGTTGATTATTATATCCTCGGATCTGGTCGCGAGGTTGATCTTAGTGGCGAACAAACTTGTGTTGCCTATCGTAAAGATCGATTCAACCTTATTAAAATGGAGATCTTTTGGCTCTCTCCTACGCCAGAAATTCCTGCAAGTCGCTTTCCTGGGCAGAGCGAGTGTTGCCCACGTACCTGTACGCTCCTCTATCTTCAAGAGCTCGAAAGTAAGAAAATCTTCCGTCTTTACAATGTTCACTTGGAGCACAACGTAGAGAACGTACGCCTAGAATCGATTGCTTTAATTAAATCTCGCATTAAACTAGACAACTATCTCGGCAACCATCCTGCGATCCTGCTAGGCGACTTTAACACCACGCCCGATAGCATCGAGGTAGAACTTCTCACCAGCGATAATTTTCTTGTTGATGCTACAGCGAATCTGGGTATCACCTACCACGAGTTTCACACCCTTGGTAATCCTATCAAAATTGACTATATCTTCATTGATCCGAACCTCATCTTCACAAAACCCGAGCGTTGGATCGAACAAGGCGATGGCACCTCCCTCTCCGATCACTACCCGGTAAGTGTCCACATTGATCTGAACTATTAA
- a CDS encoding AMP-dependent synthetase/ligase: protein MKKTLLSLLQSAVDYSADALFLYRKTAQGWKGETFKQVQEKALAFAAFLRGELHLADKAKVAILAEGSPEWAISELGIFHNRGIAVPLSLKLLVEEIQFRIDHSESQVIACSKMTINKVKELAKETLKNLKIIYIDEDRGVVDQIVADKQLAKENIFFFDDALVRGAQLLSDKTFAQEQQAIMARVEEDDLATISYSSGTTGNPKGVMLSHKNYYVNSGYPADYHYFPAPEKFTLLVILPVDHAFAHTVGIYIGMLEHAQLYFLDARGGAPGMIRAIPENIQEVKPHMLMVVPALAQNFMKKILQTIESQGKVPNTLFHWALNASIAYNGDLYHRPSMLTRMTTFVPRLLGNKVIFPKIRKALPIDMLLGGGALIDRKLQEFFWAVGIPFYVGYGMTEASPVISVTGSKPKSMKIGSVGKFFKALDGKIVREDGTTCNPNEVGEIVVKGESVMLGYYKNPTATAETVRDGWLHTGDRGYVDQDGFLFIAGREKALLISKEGEKYSPEEIEEAIQSTATLVQQAILYADHSPYTSALLVINEEAIALRIKEMTEKSLLKKLKSIDIGSELKERISKVRHAHIKEAFSLSSSEKENSINIEDLLKEIQEDAFAFRTDATYKDAFPKVWVPNTFVLVDEPFEVNSTMKVVRFKVLEKYKNEIDYMYSDAGKQPINQKNIELLTQVVARLNAKEEEK from the coding sequence ATGAAAAAAACACTTCTTTCTTTGCTCCAGTCGGCGGTAGACTACTCCGCTGATGCGCTCTTTCTCTATAGAAAAACCGCGCAAGGCTGGAAAGGCGAAACCTTTAAGCAAGTGCAAGAAAAAGCGCTCGCATTCGCCGCATTTTTACGAGGAGAGCTTCACCTAGCCGATAAAGCGAAGGTTGCTATCTTAGCCGAAGGGAGTCCTGAGTGGGCAATCAGCGAGTTAGGAATTTTCCACAATCGCGGTATCGCAGTACCCCTCTCCCTTAAACTCCTCGTTGAGGAGATTCAGTTTCGTATCGATCACTCCGAGAGTCAAGTGATTGCCTGCTCCAAAATGACGATCAATAAGGTTAAAGAGTTAGCGAAAGAAACGCTTAAAAATCTTAAGATCATCTATATAGATGAAGATCGCGGTGTCGTCGACCAAATTGTTGCCGATAAGCAGCTAGCTAAGGAGAATATCTTCTTCTTTGACGATGCCTTGGTCCGAGGTGCGCAATTACTTAGCGATAAGACCTTCGCTCAAGAGCAACAAGCCATTATGGCTCGCGTGGAAGAAGACGATCTTGCGACCATTAGCTACTCCTCTGGTACCACAGGAAACCCCAAAGGTGTCATGCTTAGCCATAAAAACTACTACGTTAACAGTGGGTATCCGGCTGATTATCACTACTTTCCTGCACCAGAGAAATTTACGCTTTTGGTTATCCTGCCCGTCGATCATGCGTTCGCCCATACGGTAGGTATCTATATCGGGATGCTCGAACACGCCCAACTCTACTTTTTGGATGCACGCGGTGGCGCTCCAGGCATGATTCGTGCCATTCCAGAGAACATTCAAGAAGTAAAGCCACATATGCTCATGGTTGTGCCTGCTCTGGCGCAAAATTTCATGAAAAAAATTCTCCAAACCATTGAGTCTCAAGGTAAAGTTCCTAATACCCTCTTTCACTGGGCACTCAACGCTAGCATCGCCTACAACGGGGATCTCTACCATCGCCCCTCGATGCTTACCCGTATGACAACCTTTGTCCCGCGTCTTTTAGGCAACAAAGTGATCTTTCCTAAAATTCGCAAAGCACTACCCATCGATATGCTTCTTGGTGGCGGTGCACTCATCGATCGAAAACTCCAAGAATTCTTCTGGGCAGTTGGCATTCCCTTTTATGTCGGTTATGGGATGACGGAAGCTTCACCTGTCATCTCGGTTACAGGCAGTAAGCCAAAGTCAATGAAGATCGGCTCGGTAGGTAAATTTTTCAAAGCACTCGATGGAAAAATCGTTCGTGAAGATGGCACAACCTGTAATCCCAACGAGGTCGGTGAAATCGTTGTTAAAGGGGAATCCGTCATGCTTGGCTACTACAAAAATCCCACAGCAACCGCCGAAACAGTACGAGATGGCTGGTTACACACCGGCGATCGTGGTTATGTTGATCAGGATGGATTTCTCTTTATCGCGGGACGTGAAAAGGCTCTGCTTATTAGTAAAGAGGGCGAAAAGTATAGTCCAGAAGAGATTGAAGAGGCCATTCAATCCACCGCTACGCTGGTACAACAAGCGATTCTTTATGCCGATCATAGCCCCTATACCTCAGCATTATTAGTCATCAATGAGGAAGCTATTGCTTTACGTATCAAAGAGATGACAGAGAAATCTCTCCTCAAAAAACTCAAGTCTATCGACATTGGTAGCGAACTCAAAGAGCGTATTTCCAAAGTTCGGCATGCACACATTAAGGAGGCCTTCAGCCTCTCTTCCAGTGAAAAGGAAAATTCTATTAATATAGAAGATCTTCTTAAGGAGATTCAGGAAGATGCCTTTGCCTTCCGCACCGATGCAACCTACAAAGATGCCTTCCCGAAGGTTTGGGTACCCAATACATTTGTGCTTGTGGACGAGCCTTTTGAAGTGAATAGTACCATGAAAGTGGTGCGTTTTAAAGTGCTTGAAAAGTACAAAAATGAGATCGATTACATGTACAGCGATGCAGGGAAACAACCCATCAACCAGAAAAATATAGAGCTTTTAACGCAAGTGGTTGCCCGATTAAACGCGAAAGAAGAGGAGAAATAA